The Gemmatimonadota bacterium genome includes a region encoding these proteins:
- the rpsO gene encoding 30S ribosomal protein S15: MALTKEKKAELIAQYGRKEGDTGSPQVQIAQLTERIVQLIEHFQTHKKDHHSRRGLLKLVGRRRRLLRYLRRIDLEGYRSLIAALDIRG; this comes from the coding sequence TTGGCGTTAACAAAAGAAAAGAAGGCAGAGTTGATCGCACAATACGGGCGCAAAGAAGGCGATACAGGATCGCCACAAGTCCAGATTGCGCAACTTACAGAGCGTATTGTACAACTCATTGAACATTTTCAAACCCACAAGAAAGATCATCACTCGCGTCGAGGACTGCTCAAACTGGTTGGGCGTCGCCGCCGTCTGTTGCGGTATTTGCGGCGCATAGATTTAGAAGGTTATCGTAGCTTGATTGCGGCACTGGATATTCGCGGTTGA
- a CDS encoding bifunctional riboflavin kinase/FAD synthetase, which produces MMRTITLEEPVALAHPVVTVGTFDGIHIGHVSVIEAMTDMVRARRGTSVVVTFDPHPRQFIDGPDAPGVLTSLEEKQYCLASLGVDILAVVGFDDALRQLSPEAFVKCFLVDKLSARSVIVGYDHGFGRERQGGFETMKRLGKQFGFSVFSPPAVCIAEKPVSSTRIRNALLKGDMDAVVQLMGHPYPLWGRVVEGEKRGRALGFPTANLLFETPGKLLPSPGVYAGVARLDQPYIAVVNYGKRPTFGGQSARCEVHLLNFSQNLYGKILPVEILYRIRGEREFSSKEALIEQIKADIQTAEDMLLRHHTDGGKFWR; this is translated from the coding sequence ATGATGCGCACCATAACGCTTGAAGAACCGGTTGCGCTTGCTCACCCGGTGGTCACTGTTGGAACATTTGACGGCATTCACATCGGCCATGTCTCTGTCATTGAAGCTATGACCGATATGGTACGGGCGCGTAGGGGTACATCTGTTGTTGTCACTTTTGATCCACATCCCCGCCAGTTTATCGACGGTCCCGATGCTCCCGGGGTGTTGACATCGCTTGAGGAGAAACAGTATTGTCTCGCCTCTTTGGGAGTGGATATTCTGGCTGTTGTTGGATTTGATGACGCACTCCGGCAGTTGTCTCCCGAGGCATTTGTCAAATGCTTTCTGGTTGATAAACTCAGCGCCAGGTCTGTGATTGTAGGTTATGACCACGGTTTTGGAAGGGAGCGCCAGGGTGGGTTTGAGACGATGAAAAGGTTGGGAAAACAGTTTGGTTTTTCTGTTTTTTCTCCACCTGCTGTGTGCATCGCCGAAAAACCCGTGAGCAGTACCCGCATTCGCAACGCACTCCTGAAAGGGGACATGGATGCGGTTGTTCAGCTTATGGGACACCCTTACCCCTTGTGGGGGCGTGTGGTAGAGGGAGAAAAGCGGGGTAGAGCACTTGGTTTTCCCACTGCCAATCTCCTGTTTGAAACGCCGGGAAAACTCTTGCCGTCTCCGGGGGTTTATGCGGGTGTTGCCAGGCTGGATCAGCCCTATATCGCCGTTGTCAATTACGGCAAACGCCCTACATTTGGGGGGCAGTCAGCGCGTTGCGAAGTACATTTGCTCAATTTTTCACAAAATCTCTATGGAAAAATTTTACCCGTTGAGATTTTGTATCGCATTCGCGGCGAGCGTGAATTTAGTAGCAAAGAGGCTTTAATCGAACAGATCAAAGCAGATATACAGACCGCGGAAGATATGCTTTTGCGGCATCATACTGATGGAGGTAAATTTTGGCGTTAA